The nucleotide sequence AGATGAATACACATACCGTTCATGAAGAGGTGTAACCGGAGGTCCTTTATTTATAGTAATTTCAGCATCGCTAACAACGCCAACAATTAACTGATCTCCGAGTGCACGAGCTTGACGGAGTGCATTACAGTGACCGTAATGCATCATATCAAAACAACCGTCCATATACACGCGTATaggtttctttttcttctttctgtgATTTGAAATTATGTTTATCGGTGAAAGTTCCGGTAAAGCGGTGTGTAAGGCCACCACTGATAGACCTGCTACCAGACCTCCGATTAACCATGTCGCTAGAAACCGTTTTGCGTTCTCTAAACCTGCATCTGAAACCATATTTTTAATGAATTGATGTTAACTAAAGAAATTGTGTGTTTATGCTTATTCTCATTTCGTGTGGTTTGGCTTTTATTtttattctttttcttttttactTAACGATATGCCGAAAATGTATTTTACTAGTGAAAGATCCTTTTTTGTATAACATGAAGATGGGAATAAACTATTTAAAAGTCTTAGAAAGGGCCGCGCCTGATTCCGTGGAGGGCGTGCGATGGTAACGGGCACAAGGTTGTTAAACTCGCGACTCAGTAAGAACTCGGCAGAAGGTTTCTGCCGAAGGTTTTTGAGGAGTTCTCGACGACTCGGGGGAGAACTCGGATGTTGACTtttcaatataaatatatattttttgataatatataaataatagggGCTATTATTGTCATTTTGTTAAAGGTTCAAGAGTGATTATCAAATTAGTTCTTGTTATTAAAGTTTGATAAAAGTTGAGGCGTTGTTATTGTCAtttcaaaaagaaaaataaaatattaactctTTATAAAAATCAAGATCTGTACATTGTACCGGATCTAGAATCCCTAAAAATCAAGATCACGCTTCCTTCCCTTTTAATCCGTATACAGTAACTAAAAACCCTAAAAATCTGCTACAAGAAACTGTATTCCGGCTTAATTCATGACATGTTTGACTTGTTCCCTTCTTCTCTTCTCTTCTCTTCCTTTTCCTTTTCTTGTTCTCCTTCCTCCTCTTTAAACATTTCAGGCAACATCTGAGTTTTTCGACGCCGTTGACCACTGTTTGACCAGCGTTGACCGAGTAATTGAGCGAGTTAGACACCGATTTCTCGTTTGGACAATTTTGTCGAGTTATCGCCGAGAACTCGGGCGAGTCATCTGAGTTTTGCAACCATGAACGGGCATCATAATTCAAGGGGCAGCCTTTATGGGCAGCAATTTGGAAGTCCAATTTCATCTATACTAGACTCATTTTGGCCCATAACTCCAGCTCTACGGATTTATTTAAACGACACACTTGAATGATAGTTCAGTTAAGATTATGTTGACAATCGTATACACAAATAGCATTAGCCTTTGAATAAAAATGCAAGTGCTAAAATATAATAAACTAAGAAAATATATTAAAGTGGaagaaaatataagtatattcataaaagcaCGTGATTATGTTGAATAAATTAGTAATCACTAGTTtcaaatgtaaatacataaataacTAAAGAATCTAAACAACTCTAAAAATTATAGGTGAATCAACAACTTTTGTAGGTAGATACTTGCATGATTATCCTATGTTTGGTGATAATAACAACAAAACTTGACATATCCACCTTCATCGTCTGCTTGTTCAAAATAAAACAAATATTGTTTAAGTGTACAGTTCTTTGAATCTtgttgtttggaatcaaattttgtTCTTGTCTTATCCCGATTAGGATTTCGTGATACCCGAGGcttgtagggtcgaaatacttaatcgagaaagtgattacacgattcaagaaccaATCTAACTATCAATTACAACCCTATTTTCTAACACTAACTACTAACTACTAACTACAAGTTAACAGCTAACAGCTAAATCGGCTACCAACTAGTTTTTCCCAACATACCCTACATGTGAATGACTCATTTCTATAATTGTGTAAACAATCATGTGTAATATTTTTTGCACGTGTGTGAAACACTTTGTGTGCTTTGGTCCTACATGGTACTGTGTATGTTGATGGTGTTCGATAAGGAAGTAAATTGATTTATTCACAACGCTTATATTCATAAGCTTATAGAATGACGGGTTGTATCTTTTGAAACCAACATCTAAGAAGATAACATTCAACATTCACTAGCCTTGAACTTTAAACTCATTTTGATTTATTAAGTTTGTTGTTTTAATTAACTTTAACGATTACAATCACAAGACGAATTGGTGGTCGTTACAATGACATCCTCAAAAGAGGTCTAAAATTAAGATGTTACTAGTAATACATCTTAGAATACTTGTCATATTCGTTTATTATGTTGTTTTTAAGAAAGATGTACCAAAAAGGAATAGCAAATAGCAAAAGGAAAATGAAGGTTATGTTAGTAAGTAGTAatgtttgaaagaaaaaaaaaagattaatgGTTCGATTGAATGCATTAGTACTTTTAAACTCAACCAGAACGAAAAGGTTCGGttgaatttataataaaaataattatattaatttttttgcTAACCGGTTGTTATTTTGGTTCGCTCATGTTAGTTATTATTGTCATTTTAAGTTATAATCCCAATTTAGTACTAGCATTTTTTTACTTTGAATGGTTTAAACCAAACCGTCGAGCTCGTGTGCCGTTAGGCTTAAGGTAAAAGGTGTTATTTGTACATTAGATGTTGGAGGATTTAGGGTATGTTTGGGAAAAGTAGTTGTTAGCTAGAGTTGTTACCTGGTAGCTGATAGCTGGTAGCTGCTAGCTGTTAGCTGGAACTTTTTAAATATTTTAAGTGTTTGACAAAATAGCTGGAGCTGTTGAAAaaagagtaaaatgacaaaaatggaCATAGAGGGAAAAACTATCTAATGCTAAATTAACATTCACATTTTGGATCCAACAACTATATCTCTTACCGAACTCAAATTGATGTAAACACATATACTATCTGAAAACTATACGTTTTAAACCCTTGTgtctatttgttttttttttttttttttttttttttttttgggtaaaaggGGGGTCACCCGGTGAATATTATAAATAAACAAAAGATAAACAATACGTTCAGTAACTACACGAGAGAGCTCTGTAATCTAAATACAAGCCAAAACTACCAAAGCTAACAAAAGCTAGTGATAACCAAGAAGAACTCCAATCCTTAACTACACGACCAATAAACAACATGACGTGAATTAGCTCAGCAGCCATCGATCTTTCAAATGTTGAACTTGAACCGAGTCCTTGAATTTCACGGACATTAACTTAAGACGAACCGTTGAGAAAATAACCTTGAATAATTGATCAACTGAACGCGATTCACCTTTATAGAACCTGTTATTTCGCTCCTGCCAAATAAAATAAACAGACGCCGCAAAAGCTAACTTTGCGACCACCACTCTAGCCACACGACGATGAGCAACTGGAGAAATAAAGTTAACGAAAACATTCCAATTGTTGGACACAAAACGTATCAGGCATAGATCTTTCACTTTACTCTAAATCTGCAAAGAAAAAGGGCACTCAAAAAATAGATGAGCTTGTGAATCAGGAGGGCCTTTGCAAAGCAAGCAGGTCAGCGAATCTGCTCCCCCTTGTCTTTGGATGTCCCATGATTGAAGATGATCACGAGTTTTCAATTTTTGCTTAACTAAAAGCCATACCGCGAACGCATGCCTCGGGATATTTTGAGAATACCAAACAGTGTGATACCATGGAACAGCACCACCACGAGGTCTTAATGAGTCCCATGCCACTCGAACAGAATAATCAACCATGTCCCCATTGACATTTCGCCACTGCATTTTATCCGGCTTCGAGATGTCTGGAAACTCAATATTAAACAACATCGGGTAATTAGAGGCCCGTGAAGGAGGCCATTCCCATTGAGAGTTCGAACAAAATTCAGAAACATATGCATCTTTCGAAAGCCCATCTCTTCTAATATCACGTGTAGAAATAATATCAATCAATGGGCCATAGTCACTCCAAACGTCATACCATGCCAAGGTGTTTACCCCATTACCTACCTTATGAATGATAAAAGGCCGGATAAGAGATCTAATACCAAGGATCTTTCGCCATCCCCAACTAGCATCTGAGGGAATATCTACCTCCCAAAAATTCAACGTGTGTAAACGGAATGAGAAGATCCATTTCACCCACATTGATTGCTTCCGGGATAGTAAGTTTCATACATGCGTAGACATCAAAGCAACATTCCAAACCTTTAAACTCCTTATACCAAGACCGCCTTCACATTTCGGGAGACAAACATCTACCCATTTGACCTTAGCTTTACCCCGAATCAAAGTACCTTGGCACCAAAGAAACCCGCGTATCAACTTTTCAATGTCTTTTATAACTTGATCCGGAAGAATAAAGACAGATGACCAGTACACTTGCATAGAAGAAAAGACCGAAACAATAAGCTGAACTCTACCCGCAAAAGATAGGAACTTGTTCTTCCAATTATCAATCTTAGCTTTAACCCTATCCACCAAAATTTTGCAATCCTTAATCATAAGCCGGGAAGAAACTAATGGAACCCCAAGGTATATTACCGGCAAGCTTCCCTCATCGAAGGGCATCATCGAACGAATTGCAGCTTTAATTCCCGCCGGCACATTACAGAAGTATGCAGTACTCTTCTGGATACTTGGGACCAACCCTGAACAACTCGTAAATTCATTCAAAGAGTCTGCAATCACCCTTACCGAAGCTGAACTTGCATAGGAGAATATAAATAAATCATCCGCAAAACAAACATTTATAATTTCTTGATCTCCACATTTTGGGTGATATCTAAACTCCTCCGATCTACTGATATTACGTTTGAGCAACAAAGTGAGAGTTTCCATTACCAACGTGAAAAGGTAAGGAGACATCGGGTCGCCCTGTCTTAAACCCCGTTTTCCTTTAAAGTAACCTTGCAGCTCACCATTTATGTTAATAGAAAACGAGGTGGTCATGATACATCATGATCCATAGAATTGTGAAAGCCAAACTGATGTAGAATAAATTCAAGAAAGTTCCAATCAACGGTATCATAGGCTTTCTGAATATCCACTTTAAACGCACACCGGGGAGTACCACGATATAAATGGTAGTTTTTCATGATCTCTTGAGTAATTAAGATGTTGTCCGAAATTCGTCTTCCGGGCACAAAAGCATATTGGTTCTCACTCACAATCAAATCAAGACCACTTTTAATACGTTCAGTAATAACTTTACTTATGCACTTATAAATCACATTACAACACGAAATAGGGCTGTAGTCGTTCACTTTACCTGGGTTTTGAACTTTCGGCAATAATGCAAGGACTGTATGATTGATTTCGGTCAAGAGTTGGGCATTATTAAAGAAATCCTGGACAGCCTTTATAACATCCATCCCAATAATATCCCATGAGTGCTTAAAAAAAGCAGATGTATAACCATCCGGACCGGGCGATTTTCCTTCCCCAATACTGAACATCACCTTTTTAATCTCTTCCGCCGTTACAGGTTCCACCATGGATGCAGCAATATCAGGAGGAAGTCTTTTAGTAAAATTGTTCCCAACATCAGACAGTTGAGAACAATTAGCAGATGTGCCTAAGAAATCTTTATAATATTTGACAAAGATATCCGAGACCTGATTACCTTCTACTACATTACCGTCATGATCCACGATACCATTAATTCTGCTTCGATTCTTTCTTCCATTAACGACTTTATGAAAGTAAGCCGAATTGCTATCACCAACCCGTAACCACTCAATCTCGGCTTTTTGCTGCATAAATCTTTCCTCTTCCAAGACCGCCTCATTAAATTCTTTCAATTTAGAACTTTCAGCTTCACGAATCGATAATGAAAAAGGATTCTGGTCAAGTTGTTTTTGGAGAGCATCTAGTTCATCACGCAAATGTTTCACTCGCTCATGCAAATTCCCTTTATCCCACATAATTTTACGTAAAGACTTTTTTAGGAATCACAATTTTTTAACCAGTTGGAACATCGAGTGACCTTCTACATGCATATCCCAACCCTCTTTGACACAACTTTGAAATTGGTCCTTATACACAATATAGTTGCTGAAACGGAAGTGCTTACGTCTAACCATATTACCTGCAGGAATCTTAAGGATAGCAGGACTGTGGTCCGAAATTCGGTATGGCTGAAATAATGCATAAGCATTTACGTGAGATGTGAGAAACGCATCATTCACCATGACTCTATCAATCTTCTTTAGGATACCACTACTCGCCTTTGGCTTTTGATTCCACGTGAAATGGAGGCCCATATGGTTTAGATCAGTCACCTGAATGCTATCAATACATTCTCGAAATTTTCTCATAGATATCGTTATCTTAGAAGATCCCGAGGTCGAATCATCTAAATGCAAGGAAGAATTAAAATCTCCCATAAGCACCCATGGGAAATCTCTTACATACCTATGGTGAAGCGTCAACTCGTTCCATAATTTGCGCCGGTCACTATAGTAATTAGCAGCATATATGTATGAAATAAAAATGTGCGAGTTATCATGCACAAATATAACCTGGCAGTGCATAACTTGTTCAGAAGATGAAAGCACCATAACATTTACAATTCCCGGGTCCCAACCAAGAATTATACGTGTACCTTTTTGACAAACATTATTATTCGACGTCCATTGCCAATTAGGAAAAACATAAGAGCACACCCCTGTCAGTTTACTAACATTAACATGGGACTCCAGAATGGCACACATCGACAACTTATTACTCATCACAACCTCCCGCACCTCTTTTTGTTTGGGGATACGATTCAAACCCCTTATATTCCAGGAGGCGAAACTAATCATCGTGACCGTTTCCACTGGGAGTGCTTGCCCCCTCAGAGATAACGACACCTTTCTTAACACCCATGGTATCACTTGCTTCCTCTTTCACATCAGACTCTTCATCAATTAACTGGAATGCATTCTTGTCCACATTACACGTTTCATCATTCATATTATCAAGGGCTGCAAATGGGTTTGAAAGTTCAACATTAATGGGCTTAGAATTACTCGGGCCAACATCACTTGTTTTCCTAGGATTCTCCTCCACTCGCTTCTTATTAATAGGGCGATACACCATTTTTGGTTTAGCTTTCTCCAATACAAAACCAGCCACTTGTTTACCTGTATGATTCTTATTGCTCACAACCTTGGCAGGATTCTTTACATTCTGAAATCCATCATCATTCACCTTTGTAGCCACCTTAATGGGAATTATCTTTGGACATTGAGCATCGAAATGCCCAAAAATCTTACAATGAGAACATCTTGGTGGCTTCCATTCATATTCGATTTGTACCGTATCAATAGTTTTCTCCAGGCCATCCATGCATGGGGTAGCTACTTTAAGAGTATTCTTTAAATCCATATCAGCCGACACCTCAATTAAAGCTCGGGCATAATTTGGTCTCCCCCAAGATTCCATACACATCGTACTAGTGTATGAATCTAACATCATAGGTCGTCCCACACGTGAAGCAATACAACTTAAACCATCCTCCGTGAATCCAGCTAGAGGCACATCATGTAATTTAACCCAAACCGGAACCTTTGATACATCCTCTTTTGTTAATGACACATTCGGGGACCATTTATTAAGAATTACCGGTACTGTCCGTATTATCCATGGACCGTTTTCGATCACATCTAACATTCCTTTGTCAGTACTGAACTTGAAGAAAAAGAAGCCTTTTGCATTCATCATAATTTTCTCAATGCCATATTTCCTCCATACGTTCACGACGTAATTTTTTACCACTGGATATGCCACCCTCTTCCCAATGAAGTAGCCATAAAGAGTATGACAATAGCGATCAGCTGCTTCTTTTACAGCAGTCATAGGGATTACTACATCTATTCCTTCTTCCAGATTATTAGTGTTATCAATAAATCAAAATTTACCTTCCTTGAAGAAGTAGTCCCACTGACCATGTCCACATAAGTTTTCTTTGGGGAACCCTTAGAGTCAGATTCATGAATCTCACGTTCATCATGCACAAGGGTTATAGGACTACTTGGGCTTCCATTACTCCTTCCTGATTTCAATGGAGGAAACTCATAATCTAACCCTTTATGACTTTCATCTTCATCTGAGTTTTCACCCACTGTATGAATACTCACATTATCTTCTTGATCCATTGGAATATTATTTAGATCAACCGTTTGGGTAATCGGAGAATCGACACCATCCATCGCAGAATCACCTTCCCTTAATTGCTCAGGCGCATCTTCGTCAGACTGTTGATTGTTGGATGTTAATGAATCATCATGTGAATCGGAACCAATTGTTCTGTTTCGAAGAACACGTGGTGTTGGAacaacaacctccttcttcttcttAGTTACCCCCGAATTCTTCCCCATAAACCAGTAATCAACTTTTTAACCAATATAGCGGATTAGATCAATGAAAACAGAAGAACAAACGAGTAAGAACGAGCGAAAAACGATGATTTTTGTGAAGAATTTTTTACGCGTGGAAAATCGCCCGATGCTTTCGGAGGGCATTAGGGTATTTTATTAAGAGGTTGTGTCTATTTGTTGGAAAGCCTagcaaattttatttataaactaaACACTCTACAGGATACATATAGAGCTCTCAAGGTGTGATCACTATACATCAACATCAAACGTGTACGAACATACCATAGGATTTAGAAATATCGGCACAATTCGGGTATGGACTAACGTACATCATATAACACGTTTCTATTGCTATTTGGAATCTTATACCCATGTAAggatttaaaaaaacaaaaaaaaaaaacaagcatTGGACTGATCGAAGGCCTGAGGAGTGATCGAACATACCGTAGATGAAGAGGTGAATGATCCGACGAGAGAGTTCTTGAGGACTGATCAAATCAGAAGCTATGATTATGTCCGTATGGACTGATCGACGGGTTATGTTACGTAGGAGTGATTGTTTGATTATGGCTGAAGGGTTATGTTACGTGGAGGATCTTCTAAGGATATTTGAGTAATTTAATTCCAAAGAGCTCTTTAAAAATTCTCAAACGCTAACGGAAGGAACATTCAAAAAAGGAGCTTTTTCCAACCTCTAAAAGCtttaagcctttttaactaaaCGGAAGCTTCTCATGAAATAGGAGCTTTTTTAATAAAAGCTCAAAAAGCTCTAAAAAATAATTAGGATTTTTATAAACATGAATTATTCTTTTGTACGTATGCAAAAATCACCTCAAATAAATACCCACTAATTTTAATGTATTTTTATTCGAACTTGAATATTTCTAATCATAAAGCTAAAAATTTTATAACATTAGAAAA is from Rutidosis leptorrhynchoides isolate AG116_Rl617_1_P2 chromosome 10, CSIRO_AGI_Rlap_v1, whole genome shotgun sequence and encodes:
- the LOC139870008 gene encoding uncharacterized protein is translated as MSNKLSMCAILESHVNVSKLTGVCSYVFPNWQWTSNNNVCQKGTRIILGWDPGIVNVMVLSSSEQVMHCQVIFVHDNSHIFISYIYAANYYSDRRKLWNELTLHHRYVRDFPWVLMGDFNSSLHLDDSTSGSSKITISMRKFRECIDSIQVTDLNHMGLHFTWNQKPKASSGILKKIDRVMVNDAFLTSHVNAYALFQPYRISDHSPAILKIPAGNMVRRKHFRFSNYIVYKDQFQSCVKEGWDMHVEGHSMFQLVKKL